A genomic region of Miscanthus floridulus cultivar M001 unplaced genomic scaffold, ASM1932011v1 fs_776_3_4, whole genome shotgun sequence contains the following coding sequences:
- the LOC136533058 gene encoding condensin-1 complex subunit CAP-D2-like: MAPPFVFPSSLRDLERDTDGDGNEEPSLRPQNPIAVATLRAADLEEFVKGASFDLSDKELFCIEEQEVFDAIYSIVRDFNCLPPALKFNIVETLRSNLSVLLPNIDSLSRASMSSPSDTTPINDRIASHHNALKIYSFFLISIVLTEESAAETGTGAKVTAHGRKKNHVYAWNWEAQRGRIMSLVANSLEADLSLLFGPGGTDELYLSFVSKCTFVLCENQNVLKDEDTRNGLCRIIGAIATKHQRISQISASVSHLIHKFDFTVPHLAEAVASAEKKFGDGSLAISLVREIGRADPKEYARDSVGADNVGRFLVELADRLPKLMSTNIGVLIPHFGGESYKIRNALVGVLGKLAANAFKDVEGDSNARLRSKQAMLEILIERCRDVSAYTRSRVLQVWSELCEENSISIGLWNEVASVASGRLEDKSAIVRKSALQLLITMLQHNPFGPQLRTTTFEATLEKYKEKLQGMEPSNPDKDEVANDCSPGEVIVGQDESISDSCLASSQDQNDRDATIVDITNLEQIRALVASLEAGLRFSKCITSLMPILVQLLASSSATDVENTILLLMRCRQFQIEGSEAALRKMLPLVFSQDKSIYEAVESAFIILYTRKSPTETAKRLLDLAIDCSIGDLAALESLVSSLVSKVEISSSTVSALWDYFCFNINGVRPVQSRGALSILCMAAKSSPSILGTHLQDIIDIGFGRWAKEEPLLARTACLALQRLSDEDKGKLLNTNSRVFAALQGLVTSFSIPEKIWYGAADKAISTIYTLHSAPEIFATETAKKSLSSVFSVLGTKDVSNGDETENDASLSSVSPSKLGRFLFVISHIALNHLVYIENSVRKIQKQIRKNEKSQSTTEDLQSDVSKSSEAQGINAELGLGATIDIAIESLAERAEKEIVCCSSEKNLIGHCGPFLSKLCRNLTLLQKFPDLQASAMLALCRLMIIDAEFCEANLQILFTVAESAPSEIVRSNCTIALGDLAVRFPNLLEPWTEYIYARLRDPSVSVRKNAVLVISHLILNDMMKVKGYINEMTVRIEDEDERISSLAKLFFHELSKKGSNPIYNLLPDILGRLCNQHLKEETFCNIMQFLINSIKKDKQMEALVDKLCNRFAGVNDVRQWEYISYCLSQLTFTEKGVKKLLDNFKMFEHALSEDSVMNHFRSVISKCKKFAKPELKVCIEEFEEKLSKVHQEKKEQEETTRNAEAHRQRIGSLDEFLATKEVSQNSGNSAEEETSEVVDPSVDSSTEHTENTPECSDHTSTENFQTSPPVTESGGAGEIESTQPVRKGVSRSRAKKTRDPVSDPLVDRSTEYKENTPEHSADTSTENSQTSAPLTESGDAGEVQSTQSVPKGVSRLRPKKTGDPVADPLVDSSTEYKENMPEHSANTSTENSQTSPPLTGSEGGGEEIQSTQPVRKGMPRSRPKKTRDPVVEDSADSGPVRRATRSTRRQGR, translated from the exons ATGGCCCCGCCGTTCGTGTTCCCGTCGAGCCTGCGGGATCTGGAGCGGGACACCGACGGCGACGGCAACGAGGAGCCCTCGCTCCGGCCGCAGAATCCCATCGCCGTCGCCACCCTCCGCGCCGCCGACCTCGAGGAGTTCGTAAAGG GTGCATCATTTGATCTTTCTGATAAGGAGCTCTTCTGCATCGAGGAACAGGAGGTGTTCGATGCCATCTATTCTATTGTTCGTGATTTCAATTGCTTACCCCCAGCCCTTAAGTTTAACATCGTTGAGACCTTGCGCTCCAACCTCAGTGTCCTTCTACCCAACATAGACTCACTTTCCCGGGCATCCATGTCATCCCCTTCTGATACTACCCCAATCAATGATCGCATTGCCTCACACCACAATGCCCTCAAGATCTACTCCTTCTTTCTCATTTCTATTGTTCTCACGGAGGAATCTGCTGCTGAAACCGGCACAGGGGCTAAG GTGACAGCGCACGGTCGAAAGAAGAATCATGTATATGCTTGGAATTGGGAAGCACAAAGGGGTAGGATCATGAGTCTAGTTGCTAATTCTCTTGAAGCTGACCTTTCGCTACTTTTTGGTCCTGGAGGAACTGATGAACTATATCTCTCTTTCGTTTCAAA GTGTACTTTTGTCCTCTGTGAAAATCAAAATGTGTTAAAAGATGAGGATACAAGAAATGGCCTGTGCCGGATAATTGGAGCAATTGCCACGAAGCATCAGAGAATTTCTCAAATCAGTGCATCTGTCTCGCATCTGATCCACAAATTTGATTTCACTGTTCCTCATCTTGCAGAAGCAGTTGCTTCCGCAGAGAAAAAGTTTGGTGACGGAAGCCTCGCAATTTCCCTGGTTAGGGAAATAGGCCGGGCTGACCCAAAAGAATACGCAAGAGATAGTGTTGGTGCTGATAATGTTGGGAGATTCCTTGTAGAACTTGCAGACCGTTTGCCAAAGCTTATGTCAACCAACATCGGTGTTCTGATACCTCACTTTGGTGGTGAGTCATATAAGATCAGAAATGCTCTTGTTGGAGTTTTGGGAAAGCTGGCTGCAAATGCTTTCAAGGATGTTGAGGGTGATAGCAATGCTCGGCTTCGAAGTAAGCAGGCTATGTTAGAGATTTTGATTGAGCGCTGTAGGGATGTGTCAGCATACACAAGGAGTCGTGTGCTTCAGGTGTGGTCTGAGCTTTGTGAAGAAAATTCTATCTCAATTGGCCTGTGGAATGAAGTGGCTTCAGTTGCTTCAGGGAGACTGGAGGACAAAAGTGCTATTGTGAGAAAATCAGCACTACAGCTTCTCATTACAATGCTGCAACACAACCCTTTTGGGCCTCAGTTAAGGACTACAACCTTTGAGGCAACTCTAGAAAAGTACAAGGAAAAATTACAAGGAATGGAGCCTTCAAATCCAGACAAAGATGAGGTTGCAAACGATTGTTCGCCTGGTGAAGTGATCGTGGGGCAAGATGAAAGTATCAGTGATAGCTGTTTAGCATCAAGTCAGGATCAGAATGATCGTGATGCTACGATTGTGGATATAACAAATTTGGAACAAATAAGAGCTTTAGTTGCATCACTTGAAGCTGGTCTGCGGTTTTCAAAGTGTATAACTTCGTTAATGCCAATTCTTGTTCAGTTGTTGGCATCATCCTCAGCTACTGATGTTGAGAACACGATCCTTTTACTGATGAGATGCAGACAATTTCAGATCGAAGGATCAGAAGCAGCACTCAGGAAAATGTTACCTCTG GTATTTTCTCAGGATAAGTCAATATATGAAGCGGTGGAGAGTGCATTCATTATTTTATACACAAGGAAAAGCCCAACAGAAACGGCGAAACGTTTGTTAGACCTTGCCATTGATTGTAGCATTGGTGACCTTGCTGCTCTCGAGAGCTTAGTTAGTTCCTTAGTTTCAAAAGTAGAAATTTCATCCAGCACG GTATCAGCACTGTGGGACTATTTTTGCTTTAACATAAACGGAGTGAGACCAGTGCAAAGCCGTGGAGCTCTATCAATTCTTTGTATGGCTGCTAAGTCGTCTCCCAGCATTCTGGGTACTCACTTGCAAGATATTATTGACATTGGGTTTGGACGCTGGGCTAAGGAGGAGCCTCTGCTTGCTAGAACTGCATGTCTTGCTTTGCAGAGATTATCAGATGAAGACAAGGGCAAACTGTTAAATACTAATAGTAGAGTATTTGCTGCATTGCAAGGTTTGGTAACAAGCTTCTCAATTCCTGAGAAAATATGGTACGGAGCTGCAGATAAAGCTATAAGCACCATCTATACCCTACACTCTGCACCTGAAATTTTTGCTACCGAGACTGCAAAGAAGTCCCTCAGTTCTGTATTCAGTGTTTTAGGAACCAAGGATGtgtcaaatggagatgaaactgAGAATGATGCCTCTCTGTCATCAGTATCACCTTCAAAGCTGGGTAGATTTCTTTTTGTTATTAGCCATATAGCACTAAATCATCTGGTGTACATTGAGAATTCCGTTAGGAAAATTCAGAAACAGATACGGAAGAATGAAAAATCTCAGTCCACCACTGAGGATCTCCAGTCTGACGTGTCTAAAAGTTCAGAG GCACAAGGCATAAATGCCGAACTGGGACTTGGTGCAACCATAGACATTGCAATCGAGTCCCTTGCTGAAAGAGCAGAAAAGGAAATTGTTTGCTGTTCTTCTGAAAAGAATCTCATAGGACATTGTGGGCCATTTCTCTCAAAACTCTGCAGGAATCTTACATTGCTGCAAAAG TTCCCAGACCTACAAGCTTCTGCAATGCTTGCTCTTTGCAGGCTAATGATCATCGATGCAGAGTTCtg CGAAGCAAATCTTCAAATCTTGTTTACTGTTGCTGAAAGTGCACCTTCTGAAATTGTCCGATCCAATTGCACCATAGCGCTTGGCGATTTAGCAGTTCGCTTCCCAAACCTCTTAGAACCTTGGACAGAGTATATATATGCCCGGTTACGTGATCCTTCAGTGTCAGTGAGGAAGAACGCTGTGCTGGTCATTTCTCATCTTATATTGAATGATATGATGAAG GTTAAAGGGTATATAAATGAAATGACTGTAAGaatagaagatgaagatgagaggaTATCAAGCCTGGCAAAACTCTTCTTTCATGAGTTGTCAAAAAAAG GAAGCAACCCAATTTATAATCTTCTTCCGGATATCTTGGGTAGACTGTGCAATCAACACCTGAAAGAAGAAACCTTTTGCAATATTATGCAGTTCTTAATTAATTCAATTAAGAAG GACAAACAAATGGAAGCTCTTGTGGATAAGCTGTGCAATAGGTTTGCTGGAGTAAATG ATGTCAGACAGTGGGAGTATATCTCTTATTGCCTTTCTCAGCTAACCTTCACTGAAAAGGGCGTGAAAAAACTCCTTGATAATTTTAAGATGTTTGAGCATGCCTTGTCTGAAGATTCTGTGATGAACCATTTCAGAAGTGTAATATCAAAG TGCAAGAAGTTTGCGAAACCTGAGCTAAAAGTTTGCATTGAGGAATTTGAGGAGAAACTTAGCAAGGTTCATCAGGAAAAGAAAGAACAGGAGGAAACAACAAGAAATGCTGAGGCACACAGACAGAGAATTGGCTCGCTTGATGAATTTCTGGCTACTAAGGAAGTTAGTCAGAACAGTGGGAATTCCGCTGAAG AAGAAACTAGCGAGGTAGTTGATCCTTCGGTGGATAGCAGCACCGAACATACGGAGAACACGCCAGAATGCAGTGACCATACTAGTACAGAGAATTTTCAGACATCACCCCCAGTTACAGAATCAGGTGGCGCTGGAGAGATCGAATCAACACAACCTGTTCGCAAAG GCGTGTCACGGTCAAGGGCAAAGAAAACCAGAGATCCCGTTTCAGATCCTTTGGTGGATAGGAGCACCGAATATAAGGAGAACACGCCAGAACACAGTGCGGATACTAGTACGGAGAATTCTCAGACATCAGCCCCACTTACAGAATCAGGTGACGCTGGAGAGGTTCAATCAACACAATCTGTTCCCAAAG GCGTGTCACGGTTAAGGCCAAAGAAAACCGGAGATCCTGTTGCAGATCCTTTGGTGGATAGCAGCACCGAATATAAGGAGAACATGCCAGAACACAGTGCAAATACTAGTACAGAGAATTCTCAGACATCACCCCCACTTACAGGATCAGAAGGTGGCGGTGAAGAGATTCAATCCACACAACCTGTTCGCAAAG GCATGCCACGGTCAAGGCCAAAGAAAACCAGAGATCCCGTTGTAGAGGACTCAGCAGACAGTGGTCCAGTTAGACGCGCCACACGCTCAACCAGAAG ACAAGGAAGGTGA
- the LOC136533057 gene encoding uncharacterized protein isoform X2, whose protein sequence is MAVARLRAAASARLQPALAAGGRGERRPLGTAAEVAAAAGPGAARWELMGAREYYDYRRAIYGDITHKAILVDAAGTLLAPTEPMAQVYRTIGQKYGVDYSEDEILMRYRRAYAQPWGRSRLRYVNDGRPFWQYIVSSSTGCSDLQYFEELYQYYTTEKAWHLCDPDAGRVFEALRRAGVKTAVVSNFDTRLRPLLQALKCDRWFDAVAISAEVAAEKPNPTIFLKACELLGVKPEEAVHIGDDRRNDIWGARDAGCDAWLWGSDVYSFKEVAERIGVEIYMQ, encoded by the exons ATGGCGGTGGCGCGGCTGCGCGCGGCGGCCTCCGCCCGGCTGCAGCCGGCGCTCGCCGCGGGCGGCCGCGGCGAGAGGCGGCCGCTCGGGACGGCGGCGGAGGTGGCCGCGGCCGCGGGGCCGGGGGCCGCGAGGTGGGAGCTTATGGGGGCGCGGGAGTACTACGACTACCGGCGGGCCATCTACGGCGACATCACGCACAAGGCCATCCTCGTCGACGCCGCCGGCACGCTGCTTGCCCCCACCGAGCCCATGGCCCAG GTGTACAGAACGATAGGCCAGAAGTACGGAGTGGATTATTCAGAGGATGAGATTCTGATGCGGTATCGGCGGGCTTATGCTCAGCCATGGGGTAGATCACGTCTGAG GTATGTCAATGATGGAAGGCCATTTTGGCAATACATAGTGAGTTCATCTACTGGCTGCTCAGATCTACAGTATTTTGAGGAACTGTATCAGTACTATACAACTGAAAAG GCTTGGCATCTCTGCGATCCAGATGCTGGACGTGTTTTTGAGGCATTGAGGAGGGCTGGTGTCAAAACAGCTGTCGTGTCCAACTTTGACACCCGTCTTCGGCCACTTTTACAAGCCCTTAAATGTGACCGCTGGTTTGATGCAGTTGCTATATCTGCTGAG GTTGCAGCAGAAAAGCCAAACCCTACAATATTCTTGAAGGCCTGCGAGCTGTTAGGAGTGAAACCTGAAGAAGCTGTGCATATTGGTGATGACCGTAGGAACGACATATGGGGAGCAAGGGATGCAGGCTGCGATGCCTGGCTTTGGGGCAGTGATGTTTACTCCTTCAAGGAG GTTGCGGAGAGGATCGGGGTCGAGATATA CATGCAGTGA
- the LOC136533057 gene encoding uncharacterized protein isoform X1, with protein sequence MAVARLRAAASARLQPALAAGGRGERRPLGTAAEVAAAAGPGAARWELMGAREYYDYRRAIYGDITHKAILVDAAGTLLAPTEPMAQVYRTIGQKYGVDYSEDEILMRYRRAYAQPWGRSRLRYVNDGRPFWQYIVSSSTGCSDLQYFEELYQYYTTEKAWHLCDPDAGRVFEALRRAGVKTAVVSNFDTRLRPLLQALKCDRWFDAVAISAEVAAEKPNPTIFLKACELLGVKPEEAVHIGDDRRNDIWGARDAGCDAWLWGSDVYSFKEVAERIGVEIYFLCCGCDLQNAGALSGLN encoded by the exons ATGGCGGTGGCGCGGCTGCGCGCGGCGGCCTCCGCCCGGCTGCAGCCGGCGCTCGCCGCGGGCGGCCGCGGCGAGAGGCGGCCGCTCGGGACGGCGGCGGAGGTGGCCGCGGCCGCGGGGCCGGGGGCCGCGAGGTGGGAGCTTATGGGGGCGCGGGAGTACTACGACTACCGGCGGGCCATCTACGGCGACATCACGCACAAGGCCATCCTCGTCGACGCCGCCGGCACGCTGCTTGCCCCCACCGAGCCCATGGCCCAG GTGTACAGAACGATAGGCCAGAAGTACGGAGTGGATTATTCAGAGGATGAGATTCTGATGCGGTATCGGCGGGCTTATGCTCAGCCATGGGGTAGATCACGTCTGAG GTATGTCAATGATGGAAGGCCATTTTGGCAATACATAGTGAGTTCATCTACTGGCTGCTCAGATCTACAGTATTTTGAGGAACTGTATCAGTACTATACAACTGAAAAG GCTTGGCATCTCTGCGATCCAGATGCTGGACGTGTTTTTGAGGCATTGAGGAGGGCTGGTGTCAAAACAGCTGTCGTGTCCAACTTTGACACCCGTCTTCGGCCACTTTTACAAGCCCTTAAATGTGACCGCTGGTTTGATGCAGTTGCTATATCTGCTGAG GTTGCAGCAGAAAAGCCAAACCCTACAATATTCTTGAAGGCCTGCGAGCTGTTAGGAGTGAAACCTGAAGAAGCTGTGCATATTGGTGATGACCGTAGGAACGACATATGGGGAGCAAGGGATGCAGGCTGCGATGCCTGGCTTTGGGGCAGTGATGTTTACTCCTTCAAGGAG GTTGCGGAGAGGATCGGGGTCGAGATATA TTTCTTGTGTTGCGGCTGTGACCTGCAGAATGCAGGAGCTCTGTCCGGGTTGAATTAA